In Podospora pseudoanserina strain CBS 124.78 chromosome 5, whole genome shotgun sequence, a single window of DNA contains:
- a CDS encoding hypothetical protein (EggNog:ENOG503PDT1), with the protein MALLKLPPETLIQIFDHVGSSYFRSDLSRLTVCKQWSEFAHTACFRDLYVTQKTLRRLLSSPYVESSLRLVKNSVETLDLNLKGFEDWDSIPLSGHDPQAVNVWNGAHGHAVRATWTTELNNDLLYLAAIIQQSRRLRILRIQATSELHPLLRFLERRDYLFLSTICAFLSVSNLTSLELDLCGTRLIPHQSQERGEGIHVCTSIAALLTTLRRLRLRMRSICADVLRTPQHCTDLKLNEMLINLSLSNESPVTTSAAHATCCGSSTGGFLQLKADMEKQAQVLVAQMAAPKIVRILTHALPRIEMRAFDVLTGRNVALSEGAEWDDEGEVIEDQVSADESEISDLSSDDDE; encoded by the coding sequence ATGGCACTCCTCAAACTTCCCCCCGAAACCTTGATTCAAATTTTCGATCATGTGGGCTCATCCTATTTTCGCTCGGATCTGTCACGCCTCACAGTCTGTAAACAGTGGAGCGAATTTGCCCATACCGCGTGCTTCCGGGATCTTTACGTTACTCAGAAGACACTACGACGCTTGCTGTCTTCTCCGTATGTGGAATCAAGTCTGCGTCTAGTCAAAAACAGCGTGGAAACCTTGGACCTGAATTTGAAAGGCTTTGAAGACTGGGACTCTATTCCGCTGTCTGGACACGATCCGCAGGCCGTAAATGTCTGGAATGGCGCTCATGGACACGCTGTGCGCGCAACCTGGACAACAGAGTTGAATAACGATCTCCTctacctcgccgccatcatccaacaaTCACGGAGACTGCGAATCTTACGCATCCAAGCCACCAGTGAACTGCATCCGCTACTTCGTTTCCTAGAACGTCGTGACTACCTTTTTCTATCTACAATATGCGCCTTCTTGTCGGTCAGCAACCTAACTAGTCTAGAGCTAGATCTATGCGGTACTCGACTTATCCCGCATCAAAGCCAAGAGCGCGGTGAAGGAATCCATGTCTGCACGAGTATCGCCGCGCTTCTTACTACGCTACGACGTTTGCGACTGCGCATGCGCAGTATTTGTGCCGATGTTCTAAGAACCCCACAGCATTGCACCGATCTGAAACTGAACGAGATGCTCATCAACCTCAGTCTGTCCAACGAGTCACCTGTAACCACCTCGGCAGCGCACGCCACATGTTGCGGTTCCTCTACAGGGGGGTTCCTTCAACTGAAAGCGGATATGGAGAAGCAGGCGCAAGTTCTTGTGGCACAGATGGCTGCCCCAAAAATAGTGAGGATATTGACGCATGCGCTTCCACGTATTGAAATGCGAGCGTTCGACGTCTTGACTGGCAGAAATGTCGCATTGAGTGAGGGTGCGGAGTGGGATGACGAGGGCGAGGTTATCGAGGACCAAGTGTCGGCCGACGAATCCGAGATTTCGGACCTTTCCTCAGACGACGATGAAtag